The following coding sequences are from one Methanosarcina sp. WWM596 window:
- a CDS encoding M48 family metallopeptidase has translation MRKNDSIKACGRTIDYEIVYSRKRRKAAIVVRPDLKVEFRAPHGLSREAIRDMVQKKAGWVWEKLDWFEANRLPNQEKRYIDGEKYLYLGREYPLKILPVDGIKKSLASFNGSELTVFIPRTVPEELKSVLVKMAIWNFYQVCAESDVERLLKAYSEKLNIAPPDFKVKHQKRRWGSCSADNVLRINFQLMMAPPEQLEYVVVHELCHVKEKNHSVRFWKLVGELMPGYEVHRKSLKKDGWRYVL, from the coding sequence ATGAGAAAAAACGATAGCATCAAAGCGTGCGGCAGGACAATTGACTACGAAATTGTCTACAGCAGAAAGAGGAGAAAAGCAGCGATAGTAGTCCGCCCTGACCTTAAGGTGGAGTTCCGAGCCCCACATGGGCTTAGCCGTGAGGCTATCAGGGATATGGTACAGAAGAAAGCTGGCTGGGTATGGGAAAAGCTTGACTGGTTTGAAGCAAACAGGCTGCCCAACCAGGAAAAACGGTATATTGACGGTGAAAAATATCTTTATCTAGGCAGAGAATATCCCCTGAAAATCCTGCCTGTGGACGGAATCAAAAAATCCCTTGCTTCCTTCAATGGGTCTGAACTTACTGTCTTTATTCCTAGAACTGTTCCTGAGGAACTGAAGTCGGTACTTGTAAAAATGGCTATCTGGAATTTTTACCAGGTTTGTGCCGAGTCTGATGTTGAAAGGCTCCTGAAAGCTTATTCGGAAAAACTGAATATAGCCCCTCCAGATTTTAAGGTAAAACATCAGAAAAGGCGCTGGGGAAGCTGCTCTGCAGACAACGTTCTCAGAATTAATTTCCAGCTTATGATGGCTCCACCTGAACAGCTTGAGTATGTGGTTGTGCATGAACTCTGCCATGTTAAGGAGAAAAACCATTCTGTCAGGTTCTGGAAACTGGTAGGTGAACTCATGCCTGGCTATGAAGTACACAGGAAGAGCCTGAAAAAAGACGGCTGGAGATATGTACTTTAA
- a CDS encoding type II toxin-antitoxin system RelE/ParE family toxin has translation MTYRVAVHPSVHKNLTKLYRLDRSAYDHVNKRLRLLAYRPEMGNPLEAEFEGKWRIHIGVFVLIYTFDKTSNTLTLLTFEHYTRAYDTDIAYS, from the coding sequence ATGACATATAGAGTGGCAGTTCACCCTTCCGTCCACAAAAACCTGACAAAACTGTACCGGCTCGATAGGTCGGCATATGATCATGTAAACAAGCGCCTCCGTCTCCTGGCTTACAGGCCTGAAATGGGGAATCCCCTTGAGGCTGAGTTCGAGGGGAAATGGAGGATTCATATAGGAGTCTTTGTGCTGATTTACACATTTGATAAGACCAGCAATACCCTTACTCTCCTGACTTTTGAGCATTATACACGGGCTTATGACACGGATATTGCTTATTCTTGA